In Mastomys coucha isolate ucsf_1 unplaced genomic scaffold, UCSF_Mcou_1 pScaffold20, whole genome shotgun sequence, one DNA window encodes the following:
- the Fam131b gene encoding protein FAM131B isoform X1 — translation MWLQSGEGRGERGARSGAGRGGSTRSQSRSSPLPGRRERSGAGEPGGGGGGGGGGGGDGGCRGEGWRGEGGAEPSGDSRGAAERLGRRRGSRCSPRRAPRVGEGRDSAAPGAMGCIGSRTVGNEVIAVDWKGLKDVDQINMDSTSSLHGSSLHRPSTEQTRTDFSWDGINLSMEDTTSILPKLKRNSNAYGIGALAKSSFSGISRSMKDHVTKPTAMGQGRVAHMIEWQGWGKAPTIQPQHSHEAVRRDTDAYSDLSDGEKEARFLAGVMEQFAISEATLMAWSSMDGEDMSVNSTQEPLDCNYSDNYQELMESQDALAQAPMDGWPHSYVSQGMYCLGSSDAWEASDQSLIASPATGSYLGPAFDDSQPSLHDMGPSQPASGYSAQEPPPLLGVDTDWASEVGGVELARGPVEEEKRPLAPEEEEDAGCRDLESLSPREEPEMSTALSRKVSDVTSSGVQSFDEEEGDANN, via the exons ATGTGGCTACAGAGCGGCGAGGGGCGCGGGGAGCGCGGCGCCCGGTCGGGGGCAGGGCGGGGAGGCTCCACGCGCAGCCAATCCCGGAGCAGCCCCCTCCCCGGCCGCCGAGAGCGGAGCGGGGCGGGGGAGCcaggcggtggcggcggcggcggcggcggcggcggcggcgacggaGGCTGCcgtggggagggatggagaggggaggggggagcggAGCCGAGCGGAGACAGCCGCGGCGCTGCAGAGCGGCTGGGGCGGCGGCGCGGCTCCCGGTGCTCCCCCCGGCGAGCGCCCCGAGTCGGTGAGGGCCGGGACTCAGCGGCCCCCGGAGCCATGGGCTGCATCGGCTCGCGGACTGTGG GGAACGAAGTGATTGCCGTGGACTGGAAAGGCCTCAAGGATGTGGATCAGATCAACATGGACAGCACCAGCTCACTGCATGGCAGCAGTCTCCATCGGCCTTCTACAGAG CAAACACGAACAGATTTCTCCTGGGACGGCATCAAT CTCTCCATGGAGGATACCACTTCCATCCTTCCGAAGCTTAAGCGAAACTCTAATGCCTATGGCATTGGGGCCCTGGCCAAGTCATCATTCTCAG GGATCTCGAGGAGCATGAAGGACCATGTGACAAAGCCTACAGCCATGGGCCAAGGCCGGGTGGCCCACATGATTGAGTGGCAGGGCTGGGGGAAGGCACCAACAATTCAGCCACAACATAGCCATGAGGCTGTGCGCAGGGATACAGATGCTTACTCTGACCTCAGTGATGGTGAGAAGGAGGCGCGTTTCCTAGCAG GTGTCATGGAACAGTTTGCTATTTCTGAGGCTACACTTATGGCCTGGTCTTCCATGGATGGTGAGGACATGAGTGTCAATTCTACCCAGGAGCCACTGGACTGCAACTACAGTGACAACTACCAAGAGCTGATGGAAAGTCAGG ATGCACTAGCTCAAGCCCCCATGGATGGATGGCCTCATTCCTACGTGTCACAGGGGATGTACTGTCTGGGGTCATCTGATGCCTGGGAAGCAAGTGATCAGTCCCTCATTGCATCTCCAGCTACAGGATCCTATCTTGGCCCTGCATTTGATGACTCACAGCCGAGCCTGCATGACATGGGGCCTTCCCAACCTGCTTCAGGATACTCTGCTCAGGAGCCTCCACCTTTGTTGGGGGTAGACACTGACTGGGCATCAGAGGTTGGTGGGGTGGAACTGGCCAGGGGACCtgtagaggaagagaagagaccaCTAGctcctgaggaggaagaagatgcagGATGCCGGGATCTGGAGTCACTTTCTCCACGAGAGGAGCCAGAGATGTCCACTGCTCTCAGCCGGAAGGTGTCTGATGTCACGTCCTCAGGTGTGCAGTCCTTtgatgaggaggagggggatgccAACAACTAG
- the Fam131b gene encoding protein FAM131B isoform X3, which yields MDSTSSLHGSSLHRPSTEQTRTDFSWDGINLSMEDTTSILPKLKRNSNAYGIGALAKSSFSGISRSMKDHVTKPTAMGQGRVAHMIEWQGWGKAPTIQPQHSHEAVRRDTDAYSDLSDGEKEARFLAGVMEQFAISEATLMAWSSMDGEDMSVNSTQEPLDCNYSDNYQELMESQDALAQAPMDGWPHSYVSQGMYCLGSSDAWEASDQSLIASPATGSYLGPAFDDSQPSLHDMGPSQPASGYSAQEPPPLLGVDTDWASEVGGVELARGPVEEEKRPLAPEEEEDAGCRDLESLSPREEPEMSTALSRKVSDVTSSGVQSFDEEEGDANN from the exons ATGGACAGCACCAGCTCACTGCATGGCAGCAGTCTCCATCGGCCTTCTACAGAG CAAACACGAACAGATTTCTCCTGGGACGGCATCAAT CTCTCCATGGAGGATACCACTTCCATCCTTCCGAAGCTTAAGCGAAACTCTAATGCCTATGGCATTGGGGCCCTGGCCAAGTCATCATTCTCAG GGATCTCGAGGAGCATGAAGGACCATGTGACAAAGCCTACAGCCATGGGCCAAGGCCGGGTGGCCCACATGATTGAGTGGCAGGGCTGGGGGAAGGCACCAACAATTCAGCCACAACATAGCCATGAGGCTGTGCGCAGGGATACAGATGCTTACTCTGACCTCAGTGATGGTGAGAAGGAGGCGCGTTTCCTAGCAG GTGTCATGGAACAGTTTGCTATTTCTGAGGCTACACTTATGGCCTGGTCTTCCATGGATGGTGAGGACATGAGTGTCAATTCTACCCAGGAGCCACTGGACTGCAACTACAGTGACAACTACCAAGAGCTGATGGAAAGTCAGG ATGCACTAGCTCAAGCCCCCATGGATGGATGGCCTCATTCCTACGTGTCACAGGGGATGTACTGTCTGGGGTCATCTGATGCCTGGGAAGCAAGTGATCAGTCCCTCATTGCATCTCCAGCTACAGGATCCTATCTTGGCCCTGCATTTGATGACTCACAGCCGAGCCTGCATGACATGGGGCCTTCCCAACCTGCTTCAGGATACTCTGCTCAGGAGCCTCCACCTTTGTTGGGGGTAGACACTGACTGGGCATCAGAGGTTGGTGGGGTGGAACTGGCCAGGGGACCtgtagaggaagagaagagaccaCTAGctcctgaggaggaagaagatgcagGATGCCGGGATCTGGAGTCACTTTCTCCACGAGAGGAGCCAGAGATGTCCACTGCTCTCAGCCGGAAGGTGTCTGATGTCACGTCCTCAGGTGTGCAGTCCTTtgatgaggaggagggggatgccAACAACTAG
- the Fam131b gene encoding protein FAM131B isoform X2: MWLQSGEGRGERGARSGAGRGGSTRSQSRSSPLPGRRERSGAGEPGGGGGGGGGGGGDGGCRGEGWRGEGGAEPSGDSRGAAERLGRRRGSRCSPRRAPRVGEGRDSAAPGAMGCIGSRTVGNEVIAVDWKGLKDVDQINMDSTSSLHGSSLHRPSTELSMEDTTSILPKLKRNSNAYGIGALAKSSFSGISRSMKDHVTKPTAMGQGRVAHMIEWQGWGKAPTIQPQHSHEAVRRDTDAYSDLSDGEKEARFLAGVMEQFAISEATLMAWSSMDGEDMSVNSTQEPLDCNYSDNYQELMESQDALAQAPMDGWPHSYVSQGMYCLGSSDAWEASDQSLIASPATGSYLGPAFDDSQPSLHDMGPSQPASGYSAQEPPPLLGVDTDWASEVGGVELARGPVEEEKRPLAPEEEEDAGCRDLESLSPREEPEMSTALSRKVSDVTSSGVQSFDEEEGDANN, encoded by the exons ATGTGGCTACAGAGCGGCGAGGGGCGCGGGGAGCGCGGCGCCCGGTCGGGGGCAGGGCGGGGAGGCTCCACGCGCAGCCAATCCCGGAGCAGCCCCCTCCCCGGCCGCCGAGAGCGGAGCGGGGCGGGGGAGCcaggcggtggcggcggcggcggcggcggcggcggcggcgacggaGGCTGCcgtggggagggatggagaggggaggggggagcggAGCCGAGCGGAGACAGCCGCGGCGCTGCAGAGCGGCTGGGGCGGCGGCGCGGCTCCCGGTGCTCCCCCCGGCGAGCGCCCCGAGTCGGTGAGGGCCGGGACTCAGCGGCCCCCGGAGCCATGGGCTGCATCGGCTCGCGGACTGTGG GGAACGAAGTGATTGCCGTGGACTGGAAAGGCCTCAAGGATGTGGATCAGATCAACATGGACAGCACCAGCTCACTGCATGGCAGCAGTCTCCATCGGCCTTCTACAGAG CTCTCCATGGAGGATACCACTTCCATCCTTCCGAAGCTTAAGCGAAACTCTAATGCCTATGGCATTGGGGCCCTGGCCAAGTCATCATTCTCAG GGATCTCGAGGAGCATGAAGGACCATGTGACAAAGCCTACAGCCATGGGCCAAGGCCGGGTGGCCCACATGATTGAGTGGCAGGGCTGGGGGAAGGCACCAACAATTCAGCCACAACATAGCCATGAGGCTGTGCGCAGGGATACAGATGCTTACTCTGACCTCAGTGATGGTGAGAAGGAGGCGCGTTTCCTAGCAG GTGTCATGGAACAGTTTGCTATTTCTGAGGCTACACTTATGGCCTGGTCTTCCATGGATGGTGAGGACATGAGTGTCAATTCTACCCAGGAGCCACTGGACTGCAACTACAGTGACAACTACCAAGAGCTGATGGAAAGTCAGG ATGCACTAGCTCAAGCCCCCATGGATGGATGGCCTCATTCCTACGTGTCACAGGGGATGTACTGTCTGGGGTCATCTGATGCCTGGGAAGCAAGTGATCAGTCCCTCATTGCATCTCCAGCTACAGGATCCTATCTTGGCCCTGCATTTGATGACTCACAGCCGAGCCTGCATGACATGGGGCCTTCCCAACCTGCTTCAGGATACTCTGCTCAGGAGCCTCCACCTTTGTTGGGGGTAGACACTGACTGGGCATCAGAGGTTGGTGGGGTGGAACTGGCCAGGGGACCtgtagaggaagagaagagaccaCTAGctcctgaggaggaagaagatgcagGATGCCGGGATCTGGAGTCACTTTCTCCACGAGAGGAGCCAGAGATGTCCACTGCTCTCAGCCGGAAGGTGTCTGATGTCACGTCCTCAGGTGTGCAGTCCTTtgatgaggaggagggggatgccAACAACTAG